One Sulfurihydrogenibium subterraneum DSM 15120 DNA segment encodes these proteins:
- a CDS encoding ferredoxin: protein MVKLKVVVDRTLCEGIGVCVPEAPKYLVLDKRHKAVILEPGKDKEKLFQEVAEKKRQEVVLELSDDESEDMFRAAEACPVKAIFIYDPDTGEQLYP from the coding sequence ATGGTAAAGCTAAAAGTAGTTGTAGATAGAACTCTATGTGAAGGTATTGGCGTATGTGTTCCTGAAGCTCCTAAATATTTGGTTTTAGATAAAAGACATAAAGCTGTAATATTAGAGCCTGGTAAAGATAAAGAAAAGCTATTTCAAGAAGTAGCAGAAAAGAAAAGACAGGAAGTTGTTTTAGAGTTATCAGATGATGAATCAGAAGATATGTTTAGGGCAGCAGAAGCCTGTCCTGTAAAAGCAATATTCATATATGACCCTGACACAGGCGAACAACTTTACCCTTAG
- a CDS encoding sulfite oxidase-like oxidoreductase, with product MRRIISPINFRPDRLPPGQHWTDKLIILGISDPPELNLSEYRLKIFGEVEKPVVLTWEDILDLEPVELVADFHCVTRWSCKDVVWQGFHVDELKKIINIKPTAKSVMIHSLDGYTTNVPIEYFFDEDVIFAYKLFGKPIPPDNGYPLRLIVPKLYSWKSAKFVSGIEFMPEDRPGFWEMRGYHILGEPWKEQRYSY from the coding sequence TTGAGAAGAATAATTAGCCCTATAAATTTTAGACCTGATAGACTTCCACCAGGTCAACATTGGACTGATAAGCTTATTATTTTAGGTATATCAGACCCTCCTGAGCTGAATTTATCTGAATATAGGCTTAAAATATTTGGAGAGGTTGAAAAACCTGTTGTTTTAACATGGGAAGATATACTGGATTTAGAGCCTGTTGAACTTGTTGCTGACTTTCACTGCGTAACAAGATGGAGCTGTAAAGACGTTGTATGGCAAGGATTTCATGTAGATGAATTAAAAAAGATAATTAATATAAAACCAACTGCTAAATCAGTTATGATACATTCTTTAGATGGATATACAACTAACGTTCCCATAGAGTACTTTTTTGATGAAGATGTAATTTTTGCCTATAAACTTTTTGGAAAACCTATACCACCAGATAATGGTTATCCTTTAAGACTTATTGTCCCAAAACTTTACTCTTGGAAAAGTGCAAAGTTTGTATCTGGTATTGAATTTATGCCAGAAGATAGACCTGGCTTTTGGGAAATGAGAGGTTATCATATATTAGGAGAGCCTTGGAAAGAACAAAGATACTCATATTAA
- a CDS encoding Fur family transcriptional regulator, whose amino-acid sequence MQRRNTNQRKIIYEIVKSTNIHPTADWIYERARFYISNISLGTVYRNLKILKEEGFIIEINDGKQSRFDARTDRHYHFKCVKCDAIYDIDLDIIQINMDLKRLSKKGFKVVDVNIDIEGICPKCAKGDRLEKNN is encoded by the coding sequence GTGCAAAGAAGAAACACTAACCAAAGAAAAATTATATATGAGATAGTTAAAAGTACAAATATACATCCAACTGCAGACTGGATTTATGAAAGGGCAAGGTTTTACATTTCAAACATCAGCTTAGGTACTGTTTACAGAAACTTAAAAATATTAAAAGAAGAAGGCTTTATTATTGAAATAAACGACGGAAAACAAAGCAGGTTTGATGCAAGGACTGACAGACACTACCACTTTAAATGTGTAAAGTGTGATGCCATATACGATATTGACCTTGATATAATACAGATTAATATGGATTTAAAAAGGCTTTCAAAAAAAGGTTTTAAAGTAGTAGATGTAAACATAGATATAGAAGGTATATGTCCAAAATGTGCAAAAGGAGATAGGCTTGAGAAGAATAATTAG
- a CDS encoding BamA/OMP85 family outer membrane protein: protein MRIKSIFFILMLFLGDAYCSDDIIISNYQLPKNNALEVYEKTKDLELLKTLFQQTDDFESVEIKDNKLVLKRKPILKALNISGNKSFWKSEIKAITGLNENYTFDSSLLQSIPLRIRQFYADKGFLFATVDITSNYTPEGYATINLKINEGKKTKLNDIIFLSDQNISELDKITFLKVLKLKNGDYLYFDEIEKKIDNLMTFIRKSGYYDAFINLQDIEQVNENYANLYIAINFGTKYNVNFIGNKTFNENELRKLLTLEENGFNYYQLNQSKERIIDFYKGNGFLDVNVSYEVSESEDLYKGLYSLFSIININIEEGKRYKVDKLEIKTDTPEIKDNISKIVSDYYNKKELKDFLEKIEQKFYSEGYLSVNYSLKETIKDKGLVDIEISFFKGKKYLLTKINQENYKTKIDGKLPKVYNPSEIVEIQKTLKKSLQEDGFLDGDVLLNITTQEKEDKVEVIANFIYEKGSIYKNGITFIYGSNHLNTEVVKWQLRVKDTFDPKVLDMAITRLYDSRLFDYVNPVFLKNEEEKVLDKAIILHDDKRGLLQGSVGYSTDQQFKVSTALILKNLFKYGLESSIYLERSNFQTNYRLSFGSRLLPYSLTSFVSVYKNTQYRRYFDLSSQGFDFFVEKFHNKFVKSRITFESKDSSLDKLTLPSPVKSYSQFKISLSLTDDHRNSKIDPKKGYLFISKISQSFKDVNYFSGELSLRFYQEFLNYVVFSPRFSTGYIFKNNNYLPASERYFLGGISSLRGFGIDEVAGEKGIGGNSYILINNDLRFLVYPKYNIYLLTFYDLGNVYTDFKEYKSHKFRETAGIGIYVPTPAGSLILDYAKKLDRKVGESGYRIELSIGLDF from the coding sequence ATGAGGATTAAATCTATTTTTTTTATACTAATGTTGTTCTTAGGAGATGCCTATTGTAGTGATGATATTATAATCTCAAACTATCAGCTTCCTAAAAACAACGCTTTAGAGGTTTACGAAAAAACAAAGGATTTAGAGCTATTAAAAACTTTATTCCAACAAACAGATGATTTTGAAAGTGTAGAGATAAAAGATAACAAACTAGTTTTAAAAAGAAAACCAATACTTAAAGCTTTAAATATATCAGGAAACAAAAGCTTTTGGAAATCAGAAATAAAAGCAATTACCGGCTTGAATGAAAACTACACTTTTGACTCATCTTTACTTCAAAGTATACCTCTCAGAATAAGACAATTTTACGCTGATAAGGGTTTTCTCTTTGCTACCGTAGATATAACATCTAATTACACTCCAGAAGGCTATGCAACCATAAACTTAAAAATAAACGAAGGTAAAAAAACAAAACTAAACGATATAATTTTTCTTTCAGACCAAAATATTTCCGAGCTTGACAAAATAACTTTTTTAAAAGTTCTTAAGTTAAAAAATGGAGATTACCTTTACTTTGACGAGATAGAAAAAAAGATAGACAATCTAATGACATTTATTAGAAAAAGTGGTTATTACGATGCTTTTATTAACCTTCAAGATATAGAACAAGTAAATGAAAATTATGCAAACCTTTATATAGCTATAAATTTTGGAACAAAGTACAATGTTAACTTTATAGGAAATAAAACTTTCAATGAAAATGAATTAAGAAAGCTTCTGACCCTTGAAGAGAACGGCTTTAACTACTATCAGTTAAATCAATCTAAAGAAAGGATTATTGATTTTTATAAAGGTAATGGATTTTTAGATGTAAACGTGTCTTACGAAGTATCAGAGTCAGAAGACCTTTATAAAGGTCTTTATTCGTTGTTTTCTATAATAAACATAAACATAGAAGAAGGAAAAAGGTATAAAGTTGATAAATTAGAAATAAAAACAGATACTCCAGAGATTAAAGATAACATTAGCAAAATAGTAAGCGATTACTATAACAAGAAAGAATTAAAAGATTTTTTAGAAAAAATAGAACAGAAATTCTACTCAGAAGGTTATCTTTCTGTAAACTACTCTTTAAAAGAGACTATTAAAGATAAAGGTTTAGTTGATATTGAAATATCCTTTTTCAAAGGAAAAAAATACTTACTTACAAAAATAAATCAAGAAAATTACAAAACAAAAATAGATGGTAAACTACCTAAGGTTTACAATCCAAGTGAGATAGTAGAGATCCAAAAAACATTAAAAAAGAGTCTTCAAGAAGATGGATTTTTAGATGGTGATGTGTTATTAAACATTACAACTCAAGAAAAAGAAGATAAAGTAGAAGTAATTGCTAACTTTATATACGAAAAAGGTTCTATTTATAAAAATGGAATAACGTTTATATACGGCAGTAATCACTTAAATACAGAAGTAGTAAAGTGGCAGTTAAGAGTAAAAGATACCTTTGATCCTAAGGTATTAGATATGGCAATAACAAGACTATACGATTCCAGACTATTTGATTATGTAAATCCTGTATTTTTAAAAAACGAAGAAGAAAAAGTTTTAGATAAAGCTATAATTCTCCACGATGACAAAAGGGGATTACTCCAAGGTAGTGTAGGTTATAGTACAGACCAGCAGTTTAAAGTATCTACAGCATTAATTCTTAAAAATCTTTTTAAATATGGACTTGAAAGCTCAATCTATTTGGAAAGGTCAAACTTCCAAACAAACTATAGACTAAGTTTTGGCAGTAGACTTCTTCCATATAGTTTGACTTCTTTTGTATCTGTATATAAAAACACACAGTATAGAAGATACTTTGACCTTTCTTCACAAGGATTTGATTTTTTTGTAGAAAAGTTTCACAACAAGTTTGTAAAATCAAGGATAACCTTTGAAAGTAAAGACAGTTCTTTAGATAAACTAACCTTACCAAGCCCTGTAAAAAGTTATTCTCAATTTAAAATATCCTTATCTTTGACTGACGACCATAGAAACTCTAAAATAGACCCTAAAAAAGGTTATCTGTTTATATCTAAAATTTCTCAATCTTTTAAAGATGTAAACTACTTTTCCGGAGAGCTTTCTCTAAGGTTTTATCAGGAATTTTTAAATTATGTGGTTTTCTCTCCAAGATTTTCAACGGGATATATATTTAAAAACAACAACTACTTACCAGCATCAGAAAGATACTTTTTAGGTGGTATATCATCTTTAAGAGGTTTTGGTATAGATGAGGTTGCAGGGGAAAAAGGGATTGGAGGAAACAGCTATATACTTATAAACAACGATTTAAGATTTTTAGTTTATCCAAAGTATAATATTTATTTACTTACATTCTATGATTTAGGAAATGTTTATACAGATTTTAAAGAGTATAAAAGTCATAAATTTAGAGAAACAGCTGGAATAGGAATCTATGTCCCTACTCCTGCAGGTTCACTTATTTTAGACTATGCAAAAAAGTTAGACAGAAAAGTGGGAGAAAGTGGATACAGAATAGAGCTTAGTATAGGACTTGATTTTTAA
- a CDS encoding RNA-guided endonuclease InsQ/TnpB family protein, with product MDTITLTLNIQISKKSAVNKLSKASKTFQHFKNLIYITAYEYFKHTKNITPFLSVNFLEKYIKGKEKLPFENQKIKDMQKQLIDLWQNKIGSDTAKMLINVIVRECKSIIAKWKTEEKANLPLPRKLSKLHFYTIETNPNMIIDKRNLKRGKSNHIVVRIGKSFGSIKIKVPEGINTNHLKIIWRKEGFIDVFLTYQQPLEKLKLNKDNFLSIDIGINNFISTISNKENVRSFIINGEPLKAFNQWVNKLSAKLQSENKEKEHKLLWNYRDKRISQFFASVSNLLVSLALKENIGTIVISKGLMEEYQKESDKGKRFNQTFRAIPFGKFIQMLKYKCQIAGIDLIITEDESYTSKTSSITGDLKAKEFNGKRVKRGLFKDHITNKVYNADLNGALNVAIKGIGRKIREQFLKLPNWLDKLSRPIKVNLFNKYSASVLKDIADSISLSKDRRRTPLETVC from the coding sequence ATGGACACAATAACATTAACTTTAAACATTCAAATAAGCAAAAAATCAGCAGTCAATAAACTATCAAAAGCATCTAAAACATTCCAGCATTTTAAAAACCTAATCTATATCACTGCATACGAGTATTTTAAACACACAAAAAACATAACACCTTTTTTATCTGTAAACTTTTTAGAAAAATACATAAAAGGAAAAGAAAAACTACCATTTGAAAATCAAAAAATAAAAGATATGCAAAAGCAATTAATAGACCTGTGGCAAAACAAAATAGGCTCTGATACAGCAAAAATGCTTATAAACGTAATTGTTAGAGAGTGTAAATCTATAATTGCCAAATGGAAAACAGAAGAAAAAGCAAACCTACCACTTCCAAGAAAATTATCTAAACTACACTTTTACACAATAGAAACAAATCCAAATATGATTATAGATAAAAGAAATCTAAAAAGAGGAAAATCAAACCATATAGTAGTCAGAATAGGAAAATCATTTGGATCGATAAAGATAAAAGTTCCTGAAGGAATAAATACAAACCATTTAAAAATAATCTGGAGAAAAGAAGGGTTTATAGATGTGTTTTTAACATATCAGCAACCATTAGAAAAACTAAAACTCAATAAAGATAATTTTCTATCAATAGACATAGGAATTAACAACTTTATATCTACAATATCAAACAAAGAAAACGTAAGAAGTTTTATAATAAACGGAGAACCATTAAAAGCATTTAATCAATGGGTAAATAAACTATCTGCAAAACTACAATCAGAAAACAAAGAAAAAGAGCACAAATTACTGTGGAATTATAGAGATAAAAGAATAAGCCAATTTTTTGCAAGTGTATCAAACCTATTAGTCTCATTAGCATTAAAAGAAAACATAGGAACAATAGTAATATCAAAAGGATTAATGGAAGAATATCAGAAAGAAAGTGATAAAGGAAAAAGATTTAATCAAACCTTTAGAGCTATTCCATTTGGGAAATTTATACAGATGCTTAAATACAAATGCCAGATAGCAGGGATAGACTTAATAATAACAGAAGATGAAAGCTACACGTCAAAAACATCAAGTATAACTGGAGATTTAAAAGCAAAAGAATTTAATGGAAAAAGAGTAAAAAGAGGTCTTTTCAAAGACCATATTACTAACAAAGTCTACAATGCAGACTTAAATGGAGCGTTAAACGTAGCTATTAAAGGAATAGGTAGAAAGATAAGAGAGCAGTTTTTAAAACTGCCAAACTGGTTAGACAAATTATCAAGACCAATAAAAGTGAATTTATTTAACAAGTATTCGGCGAGTGTTTTAAAAGACATAGCCGATAGTATTTCCCTATCGAAAGATAGGCGAAGGACACCTTTGGAAACAGTTTGTTAG
- the tatB gene encoding Sec-independent protein translocase protein TatB, whose amino-acid sequence MFGIGFQELLLIMIVALIVLGPQRLPEVARALGKFYREIKSSVDEVKSSVVNDLSSVKNIEKEIKVEDYKPVKNEETLKTSFDEEFEKEIKKSENKKEVEREKISFKKESKEV is encoded by the coding sequence GTGTTTGGTATAGGGTTTCAAGAGCTTTTATTGATAATGATTGTAGCTTTAATAGTTTTAGGTCCTCAAAGACTTCCAGAGGTAGCAAGAGCCTTAGGTAAATTCTATAGAGAAATTAAATCTTCTGTTGATGAAGTAAAGTCTTCTGTAGTAAATGACCTGTCTTCTGTTAAAAATATAGAAAAAGAGATAAAAGTAGAAGATTATAAACCTGTGAAAAATGAAGAAACTTTAAAAACTTCTTTTGATGAAGAGTTTGAAAAAGAGATAAAAAAATCTGAAAATAAAAAAGAAGTAGAAAGAGAAAAAATAAGCTTTAAAAAAGAATCAAAAGAGGTATAA
- the tatC gene encoding twin-arginine translocase subunit TatC, with translation MENQQLPEAPITEHLAELRTRLIRIVLALIIGTVVAFTKANYLFELLKQPLLKVNPNLKLYFLSPTEPFFTAFKISFLAGFIIVSPFVFYQVWKFIEPALYEHEKKLALPFVFFTTLFFAIGCLFSFYLVLPVAIGFFINFGNIQLGAEAIFSVKEYISFILRMILAFGLTFELPVILSLLARLGLITPEFLQKSRPYFIVLAFIVAAILTPTPDVFSQLMLAIPLILFYEISIIMAKILYPKSTKYKELQNE, from the coding sequence ATGGAAAACCAGCAACTTCCAGAAGCTCCAATAACAGAACATCTTGCAGAGTTAAGAACAAGACTCATAAGAATAGTCCTTGCTTTAATAATAGGAACTGTTGTAGCCTTCACTAAAGCAAATTATTTATTTGAATTATTAAAACAGCCTCTTTTAAAAGTTAACCCTAACCTAAAACTATACTTCCTATCACCTACAGAGCCTTTTTTTACAGCATTTAAAATATCATTTTTAGCAGGGTTTATAATAGTTTCTCCTTTTGTTTTCTATCAAGTTTGGAAGTTTATTGAACCTGCTTTATACGAACATGAAAAAAAATTAGCATTACCATTTGTATTTTTCACTACATTGTTTTTTGCTATTGGATGTTTGTTTTCATTTTACCTTGTTCTACCTGTAGCAATTGGATTTTTTATTAACTTTGGTAATATCCAACTTGGAGCTGAGGCTATTTTTTCCGTAAAAGAGTATATCTCTTTTATTTTAAGAATGATTTTAGCTTTTGGGTTAACATTTGAACTTCCAGTAATATTATCATTACTTGCAAGGCTTGGTTTAATAACGCCAGAGTTTTTACAAAAATCAAGACCTTACTTTATCGTTCTGGCTTTTATAGTTGCAGCTATATTAACCCCAACTCCGGACGTATTTAGCCAATTAATGCTTGCTATACCATTGATTTTATTCTATGAGATTTCCATAATTATGGCAAAGATACTTTATCCAAAAAGTACAAAGTACAAGGAGCTACAAAATGAATAA
- a CDS encoding TIGR00730 family Rossman fold protein produces MNNYIINELKKEESWRLFKIIGDFIDGFEVMPDYQPSVTVFGSSRVKEGNNYYDSARQLGFKLAKKGFTIVTGGGPGIMEAANRGAFEAGGNSIGLNIKLPKEQKPNPYLTLTLNFNYFFARKVMLVKYATAFVLFPGGYGTLDEIFETLTLIQTKKLKPFPLILFGKEYWDGLLQWLKKNVLEIGYIDEEDLEIFKIMDNIDEVVDYIESWYIKHSKELGEF; encoded by the coding sequence ATGAATAACTACATCATAAATGAGCTTAAAAAAGAAGAGTCTTGGAGACTTTTTAAAATTATCGGAGACTTTATAGATGGCTTTGAAGTAATGCCAGATTACCAGCCAAGTGTAACTGTATTTGGGTCTTCGAGGGTAAAAGAGGGAAATAATTATTATGACTCTGCAAGACAACTTGGATTTAAACTTGCAAAGAAAGGATTTACAATAGTCACAGGAGGGGGTCCAGGAATAATGGAAGCTGCCAACAGGGGAGCTTTTGAAGCAGGAGGAAACTCTATAGGACTTAACATAAAACTACCAAAAGAACAAAAACCTAATCCATATTTAACATTAACATTAAACTTTAACTACTTCTTTGCAAGAAAAGTTATGCTTGTCAAGTATGCTACTGCTTTTGTACTCTTTCCAGGTGGATATGGAACCTTAGATGAAATATTTGAGACTTTAACACTTATACAAACTAAAAAACTAAAACCATTTCCATTGATATTATTTGGAAAAGAGTATTGGGACGGACTTTTACAGTGGTTAAAAAAGAATGTTTTAGAAATTGGTTATATTGATGAAGAAGATTTAGAAATATTTAAAATTATGGATAATATAGATGAAGTTGTAGATTACATAGAAAGTTGGTATATTAAACATTCAAAAGAGTTAGGAGAGTTTTAA
- a CDS encoding flavin reductase family protein: MVFDTKNLSEDKIYKLMISTIVPRPIAWISTVSKDGIYNIAPFSFYMGISSSPPLVAISIGKKDEKKKKDTWKNIEETGEFVINVVTYDLVEKMNITALPFDEEIDEFKEAELTPIQSDLVKAPRIKESPINIECKKYMILEIADMGLIFGEILRYHIDDSLLNEKGYVDNKKLKIVGRLGGADYCYISYENIFTLKRPDKR, translated from the coding sequence ATGGTTTTTGATACAAAAAATTTATCAGAAGACAAAATATACAAGTTAATGATTAGTACTATAGTTCCAAGACCTATCGCTTGGATTTCAACAGTCTCAAAAGATGGTATATACAACATTGCACCGTTTAGCTTTTATATGGGTATATCTTCATCTCCACCTTTAGTAGCTATCTCTATTGGTAAAAAAGATGAAAAAAAGAAAAAAGACACATGGAAAAACATTGAAGAAACAGGAGAGTTTGTTATAAACGTTGTTACATACGATTTAGTAGAAAAAATGAACATTACAGCTCTTCCATTTGACGAAGAGATTGACGAGTTTAAAGAGGCAGAGTTAACACCTATACAGTCTGATTTAGTAAAAGCACCAAGGATAAAAGAATCTCCCATTAACATTGAGTGTAAAAAGTACATGATTTTAGAAATAGCAGATATGGGACTGATTTTTGGAGAAATTTTAAGATACCATATAGATGACTCACTTTTAAATGAAAAAGGTTATGTGGATAATAAAAAATTAAAAATAGTTGGAAGGTTAGGAGGAGCTGACTACTGCTATATATCTTATGAAAATATATTTACTTTAAAAAGACCTGATAAGAGGTAA
- a CDS encoding Fur family transcriptional regulator, which produces MNSEQIEKLIKEKNLKLTKQRKDILKELLKIKGHFEIEELAYKLKDKKIKASRATVYRTLSILKDLGLINEVIKHGNKTYYEVNLKEHHDHLVCLSCGKIIEFQDEKIEKIQNKICKKFKFKPSYHRLEIFGICNECQKKLKKRG; this is translated from the coding sequence ATGAACAGCGAGCAAATTGAAAAGTTAATAAAAGAAAAAAATCTAAAATTAACAAAACAAAGAAAAGATATACTCAAAGAATTATTGAAAATAAAAGGACACTTTGAAATAGAAGAGCTTGCCTACAAACTTAAAGATAAAAAGATTAAAGCTTCAAGGGCAACAGTTTACAGAACTTTGTCTATTTTAAAAGATCTTGGACTTATAAACGAAGTTATAAAACATGGTAATAAAACCTATTATGAAGTAAATTTAAAAGAACATCACGACCATTTAGTGTGTTTATCCTGCGGGAAAATAATTGAGTTTCAGGACGAAAAAATAGAAAAAATTCAAAATAAAATTTGTAAAAAGTTTAAGTTTAAACCTTCTTACCACAGACTTGAAATTTTTGGTATATGTAATGAATGTCAAAAAAAGTTAAAAAAGAGGGGCTAA
- a CDS encoding FKBP-type peptidyl-prolyl cis-trans isomerase: MEVGDRKVVSFEYTLKDKETGEVIDASAGQPLTFLTGVGEIIPGLESRMYGMKQGEKRVIEVPAEEAYGLSDPNLIQKAPREYFQGIDLEVGLPLQAQTPEGQIISMVVVDFDENTVTVDLNHPLAGRDLVFEIEVVNVREATPDEILHGHAHGIGGHHH, from the coding sequence ATGGAAGTAGGAGACAGAAAAGTTGTGTCTTTTGAGTACACACTCAAGGACAAAGAAACTGGAGAAGTGATTGATGCAAGTGCAGGTCAACCACTAACATTTTTAACAGGTGTGGGAGAAATAATTCCCGGTTTAGAGTCAAGAATGTACGGAATGAAACAAGGAGAAAAAAGAGTTATAGAAGTTCCAGCAGAAGAAGCTTATGGTCTATCTGATCCAAACTTAATTCAAAAAGCTCCAAGAGAGTACTTCCAAGGTATTGACCTTGAAGTTGGATTACCTTTACAAGCTCAAACTCCAGAGGGTCAAATTATTAGTATGGTTGTAGTTGATTTTGATGAAAACACTGTTACAGTCGATTTAAACCATCCTTTAGCTGGAAGAGATCTTGTGTTTGAAATTGAAGTTGTAAATGTTAGAGAAGCTACTCCAGATGAGATATTACATGGACATGCTCACGGAATAGGTGGTCATCATCACTAA
- the hisZ gene encoding ATP phosphoribosyltransferase regulatory subunit, giving the protein MHFKDSKVKIDLPKGVRCFSVEDSFLLDYIEKTVEKIFKLWGYDKIILPTIEYYDVHSHIFSPDIRKNLFRIIDRFEGEILILRADFTTQIARYIASLKDKDFPIRLYYSGDVFRYTVPKGNKLYERKQIGIELIGVSQLEADAEVLAVATSCLKSLGIENFQIDINNVKLLQVLKQLLNLSQSEYQEFLSYIKNREIYKLENFVKDLNIDEKLKSFIISLPTLNGSIDMIKTQADQLKDYPEIYQVLQELIKIYTILQEYDLHKHVFFDLSEPREFDYYTGMVFEIFIKDFPKPVGYGGRYDRLLNQYNGNYPATGFAFETLYLFDYLKKLNLDLNLQKDYYIIDTTEDKTLAYQIAKYLREKGFSVARDIVKREVDKSMDFAFKNGFKKVILITLENSEKKVYIFNKKKEKEIFNLEGIFK; this is encoded by the coding sequence ATGCACTTTAAGGATAGTAAAGTGAAGATAGATTTACCAAAAGGTGTTAGATGTTTTAGCGTAGAAGACAGCTTTCTATTAGATTATATAGAAAAAACTGTAGAAAAAATCTTTAAACTTTGGGGATATGATAAAATTATCCTTCCTACGATTGAGTACTATGATGTTCACAGCCACATTTTCTCTCCTGATATAAGAAAAAATCTATTTAGAATTATAGATAGATTTGAAGGGGAAATACTTATACTACGAGCAGACTTTACAACTCAGATAGCAAGATACATTGCATCTTTAAAAGATAAAGACTTCCCTATTAGACTTTATTATAGTGGAGATGTATTTAGATATACTGTTCCAAAAGGTAATAAACTTTATGAAAGAAAACAGATAGGTATAGAGTTAATAGGTGTTTCACAGCTGGAAGCTGATGCAGAAGTTTTAGCAGTTGCAACCTCTTGCCTAAAAAGCTTAGGAATAGAAAACTTTCAGATAGATATAAACAACGTAAAACTATTGCAAGTTTTAAAGCAACTTTTAAACCTTTCTCAAAGTGAGTATCAAGAATTTTTAAGTTATATTAAAAACAGGGAGATTTATAAGTTAGAAAATTTCGTAAAAGATTTAAACATAGATGAGAAATTAAAGAGTTTTATTATCTCTTTGCCTACATTAAACGGAAGTATTGATATGATAAAAACTCAAGCAGACCAGCTTAAAGATTATCCAGAAATTTATCAAGTTTTACAAGAACTTATAAAAATATACACAATTTTACAAGAATACGACCTTCACAAACATGTATTTTTTGACCTATCAGAACCCAGAGAGTTTGATTACTACACAGGAATGGTTTTTGAGATTTTCATTAAAGATTTTCCAAAGCCAGTTGGCTACGGTGGAAGGTACGATAGACTGTTAAATCAGTATAACGGTAATTATCCTGCTACAGGTTTTGCCTTTGAAACACTGTATCTTTTTGATTACTTAAAAAAGTTAAATTTAGATTTGAACCTTCAGAAAGATTATTACATTATAGATACAACAGAAGATAAGACTTTGGCTTATCAGATAGCTAAGTATTTAAGAGAAAAAGGTTTTTCTGTTGCAAGGGACATAGTTAAAAGAGAAGTTGATAAGTCTATGGATTTTGCATTTAAAAACGGTTTTAAAAAAGTTATACTTATTACCCTTGAAAATTCAGAAAAAAAGGTTTATATTTTTAACAAGAAAAAAGAAAAAGAGATATTTAATCTTGAGGGTATTTTCAAATAA